The following are from one region of the Paenibacillus sabinae T27 genome:
- a CDS encoding cation diffusion facilitator family transporter, translating to MNKKDSSQNERVAWTGIAGDFALALVKGAAGYYSGSKALIADALYSGADAAAKLAEILPWRGGGEGSRVRKPDSRDGKDKKEPLLSVIFAVLILMGGLQIAFSAIRDLTSGDLNSSGEHALLTIFLSLLVKEVIFQYQYRSAQKIGNGSHAAYADNHRFSLYTSLTVLIGVAASMLGGYTNLHPLLYLDPIAALLAACLILRKGYLLILSTIYGKKEQELPHEDAANFIDTVQKVHGVIRVEHLKAHEEGRYVNLQVTISVNPRISVIEAREIADCAKKLLQHRFVHVGHVHMDIVPYEPGYPYKTNYELTDSELPTLLQ from the coding sequence ATGAATAAAAAGGATTCGTCTCAAAACGAGCGGGTGGCTTGGACGGGAATTGCCGGCGATTTCGCGCTGGCTCTGGTGAAAGGGGCCGCAGGTTATTATTCCGGAAGCAAGGCATTGATCGCAGATGCCCTATACTCGGGAGCGGATGCCGCGGCGAAGCTGGCCGAGATTCTTCCGTGGCGCGGCGGCGGTGAAGGCAGCCGTGTGCGGAAACCGGATTCGCGGGATGGGAAGGACAAGAAGGAGCCATTATTATCTGTTATATTCGCGGTGCTTATTTTGATGGGCGGTCTGCAAATCGCTTTTTCCGCGATCCGCGATTTGACGAGCGGTGACCTGAATTCCTCGGGAGAACATGCCCTTTTGACGATCTTTTTGTCTCTGCTGGTGAAGGAAGTTATTTTTCAATATCAATACCGTTCTGCTCAAAAAATCGGGAACGGCAGTCACGCCGCTTACGCCGATAACCACCGGTTCAGCCTGTATACATCGCTGACCGTGTTGATCGGTGTGGCAGCGTCCATGCTCGGAGGATACACGAACTTGCATCCTCTCCTGTACCTGGACCCGATCGCCGCCCTTTTGGCAGCCTGTCTGATTCTCCGCAAAGGATATTTGCTCATTCTCAGTACGATTTACGGCAAGAAGGAACAGGAGCTTCCGCATGAGGATGCGGCGAATTTTATCGATACCGTTCAAAAGGTTCATGGCGTCATTCGCGTGGAACATTTAAAGGCGCATGAGGAAGGCCGATACGTCAATCTTCAGGTCACAATCAGCGTCAATCCGCGTATCAGTGTTATTGAAGCACGTGAAATCGCGGACTGCGCCAAAAAACTGCTGCAGCACCGTTTTGTCCATGTCGGCCACGTTCATATGGATATCGTGCCTTATGAACCCGGTTATCCGTACAAAACCAATTATGAGCTGACGGACAGCGAACTGCCGACACTGCTGCAATAG
- the recJ gene encoding single-stranded-DNA-specific exonuclease RecJ, translating to MLHSKTQWQSPAADPVQSRELVRRLSVSPLVASLLVARGMNDPEKAHSFIEGAMEEDHDPFLLKGMKEAVPRIQKAIEEEEHILVYGDYDADGVSSTSLMIHLLRHLGASFDIYIPHRSNEGYGLHNHALDWALQQGVSLVITVDTGISACSQIAYANELGMDVIVTDHHEPPDVLPSAYALINPKLPGCPYPFKGLAGVGVAYKLAQALLDGQVPEEWLEIAAIGTVADLMPLLDENRAIVRRGLASMRRSKYPGIRALLEVSAVRVERVDAVNVAFGLAPRINASGRLDHAGRAVSLLTTEDPAEAERLAEELDLLNKERQMVVDRIVSEAIARLEDRLKDGKLPSIIVLAGEGWNVGVVGIVASKVLERYYRPVIILDINPETGNCKGSARSIPGLDIYAALSSCADMMDHFGGHPAAAGMSLHRDKLDAFAAALEEFASSVLTEEDFVPVVTADGEYTLPDLSLRAAEELELLAPFGMANPLPKFIVRGAVVKETRTMGQGNRHLKLVLQQEGVTVEAVAFGKGELAELLPPGTGVDVLAELSINEWNGSRKAQLMLQDLSVPQPQLFDFRGARDAAGRMGRLLDVLLPQTTGKQELAAAVIRKDRLHERELPEWQGMSFWVYDQYKGISPLDVLPGEGHTGNPVSLLCLLDMPESLQQLDALLQAFPDTQNIALLHSLREERDRLLIPTRDHFKTLYKWLAAIAAEPLPEQEALLRLTRQSRMSLRMLKMMLDVFEELGFIRRERGQVSFVTRPAARDLASSSHFTHLSELAEMERYFSEGSTAELQEWMEARRLGVS from the coding sequence TTGCTTCATTCAAAAACCCAATGGCAATCTCCGGCAGCCGATCCCGTACAATCCCGGGAGCTGGTCCGGAGACTTTCTGTTTCTCCGCTCGTTGCATCCCTGCTGGTCGCCAGGGGAATGAACGATCCGGAAAAAGCCCATAGTTTTATAGAAGGCGCGATGGAAGAAGATCATGATCCATTCTTGCTGAAAGGCATGAAAGAGGCTGTTCCCCGCATCCAAAAGGCGATCGAGGAAGAAGAGCATATCCTTGTCTACGGGGATTACGACGCCGACGGCGTATCCAGCACTTCGCTGATGATTCATCTGCTGCGCCACCTGGGTGCTTCCTTCGACATCTATATCCCCCACCGTTCCAATGAGGGCTACGGGCTGCATAATCACGCGCTCGATTGGGCGCTTCAGCAGGGAGTTTCGCTGGTCATTACGGTGGATACAGGAATCAGCGCCTGCAGCCAAATCGCTTATGCGAACGAGCTTGGAATGGATGTCATCGTCACGGATCATCATGAGCCTCCTGACGTTCTGCCTTCAGCCTACGCTCTGATTAACCCGAAGCTGCCCGGCTGCCCTTATCCTTTTAAGGGGTTAGCCGGGGTAGGAGTCGCTTATAAGCTGGCTCAGGCGCTCCTGGACGGACAAGTTCCGGAGGAATGGCTGGAGATTGCGGCGATCGGAACGGTCGCCGACTTGATGCCGCTGCTTGACGAGAACCGCGCCATCGTGCGCCGGGGACTTGCAAGCATGCGCAGATCGAAGTATCCCGGTATTCGGGCGCTGCTTGAAGTGAGCGCCGTCAGGGTGGAGAGGGTGGACGCGGTCAATGTCGCTTTTGGACTGGCGCCTCGAATTAATGCCAGCGGGAGGCTCGATCATGCCGGACGGGCCGTATCCCTGCTGACCACGGAAGATCCCGCGGAGGCGGAGCGTCTGGCCGAAGAGCTGGACTTGCTGAATAAAGAGCGGCAGATGGTCGTAGACCGGATTGTCAGTGAAGCGATAGCCCGTTTGGAAGATAGATTGAAGGACGGAAAGCTTCCAAGCATCATCGTTCTGGCTGGGGAAGGCTGGAATGTCGGGGTTGTTGGCATTGTCGCTTCCAAAGTGCTTGAACGCTATTACCGGCCAGTAATTATTCTGGACATCAATCCGGAAACAGGAAATTGCAAAGGCTCGGCCCGGTCCATTCCGGGATTGGACATTTACGCGGCTCTTTCCTCCTGCGCGGATATGATGGATCACTTCGGCGGCCACCCGGCGGCGGCCGGGATGAGTCTGCACCGAGACAAGCTGGATGCGTTTGCCGCCGCGCTGGAGGAGTTCGCCTCCTCGGTTCTGACGGAGGAGGACTTTGTGCCGGTAGTCACCGCGGACGGGGAGTACACGCTGCCCGATTTATCGCTTCGCGCCGCCGAAGAGCTGGAGCTGCTGGCCCCTTTTGGCATGGCCAACCCGCTGCCGAAATTTATCGTTCGGGGAGCGGTCGTGAAAGAGACGCGCACCATGGGCCAGGGCAATCGCCACCTGAAGCTTGTTCTGCAGCAGGAAGGCGTTACGGTTGAAGCCGTCGCTTTCGGCAAGGGAGAGCTGGCAGAGCTGCTGCCGCCGGGGACAGGCGTGGATGTGCTGGCGGAATTGTCGATCAACGAATGGAACGGCTCTCGCAAGGCGCAGCTTATGCTGCAGGATCTGTCGGTCCCGCAGCCGCAGCTGTTTGATTTCCGCGGGGCGCGTGATGCCGCAGGCAGGATGGGGCGCCTGCTAGATGTGCTGCTGCCGCAGACCACAGGCAAGCAAGAACTTGCAGCGGCGGTGATTCGTAAAGATCGGCTGCATGAGCGGGAGCTGCCCGAATGGCAGGGAATGTCCTTTTGGGTATATGATCAATATAAAGGGATTTCTCCTTTAGATGTTCTGCCAGGGGAAGGGCATACGGGGAACCCGGTATCCCTTCTGTGCCTGCTCGATATGCCGGAGTCCCTGCAGCAGCTCGATGCTCTGCTTCAGGCATTTCCGGATACGCAGAACATTGCGCTGCTGCACTCGCTGCGTGAGGAGCGGGACCGTCTGCTGATCCCGACAAGAGATCATTTCAAGACACTGTATAAATGGTTGGCCGCTATCGCTGCCGAGCCGCTTCCCGAGCAGGAGGCGCTGCTGCGGCTTACACGCCAATCGCGGATGAGTCTGCGGATGCTGAAGATGATGCTGGACGTATTCGAAGAGCTTGGTTTTATCAGGAGGGAGCGTGGACAGGTGTCCTTTGTGACCCGGCCCGCAGCCCGTGATCTGGCTTCATCCAGCCATTTCACACATCTCAGTGAACTGGCGGAAATGGAGCGGTACTTCTCGGAAGGAAGCACGGCCGAGCTTCAAGAATGGATGGAGGCGCGCCGGCTGGGCGTATCCTAA
- a CDS encoding DUF421 domain-containing protein, with translation MFRHITAHIFMTLLMYLFIFLSLRIMGKREIGKLSVFDLTISILIAEIAVFAIEDIERPLYDGIVPMVTLVLTQVILAHFSLKSRKLRLFIDGKPSVLISGGKIQRKEMRKQRYNIDDLLLQLRGQNITNLADVEFAILEPTGQLTVIEKDNGISSSSSGSGTEGDGKKRSDSEVSTVEFTKDKIRYEGLPVPLIMDGRVQDHNLEMIGKTRFWLRNQIRQKGATDFRDVFLCSIDHKGMLYVDHNRAK, from the coding sequence ATGTTCCGGCACATCACCGCACATATCTTTATGACCTTGCTGATGTATCTCTTCATCTTCCTGAGCTTGCGCATTATGGGGAAAAGGGAGATCGGGAAACTGTCGGTGTTCGACCTTACCATATCCATTCTAATCGCCGAAATCGCCGTATTCGCAATCGAAGATATTGAGCGTCCGCTGTATGACGGAATTGTGCCAATGGTGACACTGGTTCTGACACAGGTGATACTCGCCCACTTCAGCCTGAAGAGCCGCAAGCTGCGTCTTTTCATTGACGGCAAACCTAGCGTTTTGATATCGGGCGGCAAGATCCAGCGAAAGGAAATGCGCAAACAAAGATATAATATAGACGATCTGCTGCTGCAGCTGAGAGGGCAAAATATTACCAACCTAGCAGATGTCGAATTTGCAATTCTGGAGCCTACCGGACAACTGACCGTCATTGAAAAAGACAATGGCATCTCTTCCTCCTCCAGCGGTTCAGGCACAGAGGGTGATGGCAAAAAACGTTCGGACAGCGAAGTATCCACGGTCGAATTCACCAAAGACAAAATCCGGTATGAGGGACTGCCCGTGCCGCTGATTATGGACGGAAGGGTGCAGGATCACAATCTGGAGATGATCGGGAAGACACGTTTTTGGCTCCGAAACCAGATTCGGCAAAAAGGCGCAACCGATTTTCGCGACGTTTTCCTGTGCTCGATTGACCATAAAGGCATGCTGTATGTGGACCACAACCGCGCCAAATAG
- a CDS encoding post-transcriptional regulator produces MESEGKDQAELDKEFEAMCLSKAEEFRLLGYEYVTAQDIWECVSRNYGKEGTPALHRIVNDIYSLKVTTYMNYVTIAMYKGLK; encoded by the coding sequence GTGGAATCGGAGGGCAAGGATCAAGCGGAACTGGACAAGGAGTTCGAAGCCATGTGTCTCAGCAAAGCGGAGGAATTCCGGCTTCTCGGCTATGAATATGTCACGGCCCAGGATATTTGGGAATGTGTCAGCCGGAATTATGGCAAGGAAGGAACGCCGGCGCTTCACAGAATTGTGAATGACATCTATTCATTGAAAGTAACCACCTATATGAATTATGTGACCATTGCCATGTACAAGGGATTAAAATGA
- the secF gene encoding protein translocase subunit SecF, whose amino-acid sequence MRFKKELDYVHLSKYFYIFSITLTILGIIFLAIFNLNYSVDFRAGSNVDVSLSKNLTVDQIRTAVANIGADHEPNITPGTQRVTIRYDEVLSSQQDAALKSAITKLDDKASFEVNTVDTEMAKELARNAIYSVLLSCLGIIVYVSIRFEWRFAIAAIVALVHDAFMVVAIFSIFRLEVDLTFIVAVLTIIGYSINDTIVIFDRIRENLRFGKQKTYDDLKVLVNKSISQTIMRSLYTALTVFIAAFFLLLLGGESIKMFSLAMVIGLLFGAYSSIFIASPLWLLLKKNQKAKPKSKPAKA is encoded by the coding sequence GTGCGCTTTAAGAAAGAGCTCGATTACGTTCACTTGAGCAAGTATTTCTATATTTTTTCCATTACGCTTACGATTCTGGGGATTATCTTCCTCGCGATATTTAATCTGAATTACAGCGTTGATTTTAGGGCCGGGTCCAATGTCGACGTGTCCCTTTCCAAAAATTTGACGGTGGATCAGATTCGTACGGCTGTCGCTAACATTGGGGCGGATCACGAGCCGAATATTACGCCCGGTACGCAGCGGGTAACCATCCGCTATGACGAAGTGCTGTCGAGCCAGCAGGATGCCGCGCTGAAGAGCGCCATTACTAAGCTTGACGACAAGGCGTCATTTGAAGTCAACACGGTTGATACCGAAATGGCTAAGGAGCTTGCGCGCAACGCGATTTACTCGGTTCTACTTTCCTGCCTGGGTATTATTGTGTATGTCAGCATCCGATTTGAATGGCGTTTCGCGATTGCGGCGATTGTCGCTCTGGTCCATGACGCGTTTATGGTTGTTGCGATATTCTCCATTTTCCGGCTGGAAGTGGACCTGACATTCATTGTCGCAGTATTGACAATTATCGGTTATTCCATCAACGATACCATCGTTATTTTTGACCGGATTCGCGAAAATCTTCGCTTTGGCAAGCAAAAAACGTACGATGATCTGAAAGTTCTGGTTAACAAGAGTATCTCTCAGACCATCATGCGTTCTCTCTACACTGCCCTTACCGTATTTATCGCCGCGTTCTTCCTGCTGTTGCTTGGCGGCGAATCGATCAAAATGTTCTCTCTGGCCATGGTTATCGGTCTGTTGTTCGGCGCATACTCTTCGATCTTCATCGCAAGCCCGCTGTGGCTGCTGCTGAAGAAGAACCAGAAGGCTAAGCCCAAGAGCAAGCCAGCCAAAGCGTAA
- the spoVB gene encoding stage V sporulation protein B, protein MILLAAGIVNRMLGFIPRIILPRVIGAEGVGLYQLGYPFFLVLVTVITGGIPLAVAKMVAEAEGQGHSERSRRILHSALGLSITLGILFTGVALGGASWVSNVILTDNRVYYTFIAMIPMLTIVAVSAVYRGYFQGLQNMIPSALSSVLETVTRIFFMLWFSWQLLPKGMAFAAAGAMLGVTVGEITGMLVLLIQYYFAVKKDKPEPDQENSTPTEPAKEAPVKESPARDGGILRRLVGISVPVTAGRLVGSFSYLLESIITARSLAIAGIATSVATAQYGSLQGMVIPLLLLPGALTTALAVSLVPSLSEASARRDLQAIHKRIHQALRLAMVTGAPFAVLMYVLAVPLCTLLYGSPNTAPMLRLMAPFALFLYVQAPLQAVLQAMDRPGKALINTLIGAVVKILLILLLASRPEYGINGALIAIIVNSILVTLLHGYSVVKLISLRLKLNDLLKTCAAMAIMGAGVKYVYTRILLADMQWMQFLFASSLGMALYLGIALLTGLFSRRDLERIPVIGRWL, encoded by the coding sequence ATGATTCTGCTCGCGGCCGGAATTGTCAACCGGATGCTGGGCTTTATTCCGCGCATTATTCTGCCGCGTGTCATTGGAGCCGAGGGGGTCGGGTTGTATCAGCTGGGATACCCGTTCTTTTTAGTGCTCGTTACCGTCATTACCGGCGGTATTCCGCTGGCTGTCGCCAAGATGGTGGCAGAAGCCGAAGGGCAAGGGCATTCTGAACGGTCGCGCCGCATTCTTCATTCAGCCCTGGGGCTAAGCATCACGCTGGGGATTTTGTTTACGGGAGTCGCCCTAGGAGGAGCATCCTGGGTATCCAATGTTATTTTAACAGACAACCGTGTCTATTATACATTCATTGCCATGATCCCGATGCTAACCATTGTCGCTGTATCTGCCGTCTACCGGGGCTATTTTCAAGGTCTGCAAAATATGATCCCCTCAGCGCTGTCCTCCGTGCTGGAGACGGTAACGCGCATTTTCTTCATGCTGTGGTTCTCCTGGCAGCTGCTGCCCAAAGGAATGGCTTTCGCCGCGGCCGGAGCCATGCTGGGTGTTACCGTCGGCGAGATTACAGGGATGCTGGTGCTGCTGATCCAGTACTATTTTGCCGTCAAAAAGGACAAACCGGAGCCTGACCAAGAGAACAGCACGCCTACTGAACCGGCTAAAGAAGCTCCGGTCAAGGAAAGCCCGGCACGGGATGGTGGAATACTGAGACGGCTGGTCGGCATCTCCGTTCCGGTAACGGCCGGAAGACTCGTCGGTTCGTTCTCCTACTTGCTGGAGTCGATTATCACCGCGCGGAGCCTTGCCATAGCGGGAATTGCCACATCGGTGGCAACCGCCCAATACGGCTCGCTGCAGGGCATGGTGATCCCGCTGCTCTTATTGCCCGGCGCGCTTACCACTGCCCTTGCCGTCTCGCTGGTGCCATCGCTGTCCGAAGCGTCCGCCCGGCGGGACCTTCAGGCGATTCATAAACGGATCCACCAGGCCCTGCGCCTCGCTATGGTCACCGGAGCCCCGTTCGCCGTGCTGATGTATGTGCTGGCCGTCCCTTTATGCACTCTTCTGTACGGCAGTCCCAACACCGCGCCCATGCTGCGGCTGATGGCGCCGTTCGCCCTGTTTCTGTACGTTCAGGCTCCGCTTCAAGCCGTGCTTCAGGCGATGGACCGCCCGGGCAAGGCACTCATCAACACTTTAATTGGTGCGGTTGTAAAAATCCTGTTGATCCTGCTGCTCGCCTCAAGACCGGAGTATGGAATCAACGGCGCACTGATTGCCATTATCGTCAACAGTATTCTCGTTACCTTGCTCCACGGTTACAGCGTCGTCAAATTGATCTCGCTGCGCCTGAAGCTGAACGATTTGCTCAAGACTTGCGCTGCAATGGCGATTATGGGTGCCGGCGTCAAATATGTATACACCCGCATACTTCTAGCCGATATGCAGTGGATGCAGTTTCTGTTCGCCTCTTCGCTTGGCATGGCGCTCTATCTCGGCATTGCTTTGCTGACCGGACTGTTTTCCCGCCGCGACCTCGAACGGATACCGGTGATCGGCCGCTGGCTATAG
- the uraA gene encoding uracil permease, whose amino-acid sequence MQREIQVDERLPLGPGFLLSLQHLFAMFGSTVLVPNLFGVDPGMILLMNGIGTLLYILICKGKIPAYLGSSFAFISPVTAVLAAHSDDHSRGYSLALGAFIVTGVIFVVVALIIRYAGTGWIDVVFPPAVMGAIVATIGLELVPVAANMAGLIAPAGAADWKPDPGAITLSMVTLGVTVIGAVLFRGFPKIIHILIGIVTGYVLAYFMHRVDTSAIASSHFFAHPTVTTPSFDLQVILTIIPVSLVVIVEHIGHLLVTSNIVGKDLAKDPGLDRSLMGNGISTIISGFVGSTPNTTYGENIGVMALTKVYSVYVIGGAAVIAILLSFSGTFSSIIANIPLPVMGGVSLLLFGVIAASGLRIFVEQKVDFSKPTNMILATLVLVVGISGTTLTVGGVQLKGMALATIVGMALSLLFKLFQVIGLSDDKEEIKQAKASDV is encoded by the coding sequence TTGCAACGAGAAATTCAAGTAGACGAGAGACTCCCCTTGGGCCCCGGCTTTCTGCTAAGCCTTCAGCATCTGTTCGCCATGTTCGGCAGCACAGTGCTTGTGCCCAACCTGTTCGGGGTTGACCCCGGAATGATTCTGCTGATGAACGGCATCGGCACCCTTTTGTACATATTGATCTGCAAAGGAAAAATTCCCGCATATCTCGGCTCCAGCTTTGCTTTTATCTCGCCGGTTACAGCTGTACTTGCCGCGCATTCGGACGATCACAGCCGTGGATACTCGCTTGCGCTGGGCGCTTTTATCGTCACGGGCGTCATCTTTGTCGTTGTCGCCCTTATCATACGTTATGCCGGAACAGGCTGGATTGACGTCGTATTTCCCCCAGCCGTTATGGGCGCCATCGTCGCCACGATCGGACTGGAGCTTGTGCCGGTGGCTGCTAACATGGCCGGGCTGATCGCCCCTGCCGGAGCAGCGGATTGGAAACCCGATCCAGGTGCGATTACGCTCTCCATGGTTACGCTGGGCGTGACGGTAATCGGAGCGGTTCTGTTCCGCGGATTTCCCAAAATCATCCATATTCTGATCGGTATTGTCACAGGATATGTTTTGGCTTATTTTATGCACCGGGTCGACACATCGGCTATTGCGAGCTCGCACTTTTTTGCCCACCCGACAGTTACTACGCCTTCCTTTGACTTGCAGGTAATCTTGACCATTATTCCGGTCTCGCTAGTCGTTATTGTCGAACACATCGGGCATCTGCTCGTGACCAGCAACATTGTAGGCAAAGACCTTGCCAAAGACCCCGGACTCGACCGCTCGCTCATGGGCAACGGCATTTCGACCATCATTTCCGGCTTTGTCGGTTCCACGCCCAATACGACTTACGGCGAAAATATCGGCGTTATGGCCCTGACCAAAGTTTATTCCGTTTATGTGATCGGTGGAGCGGCGGTTATCGCCATTTTACTCTCGTTCTCGGGCACGTTCTCTTCCATCATCGCCAACATTCCGCTGCCGGTCATGGGGGGCGTTTCACTGCTGCTGTTCGGCGTGATCGCGGCTTCCGGGCTTCGCATCTTTGTGGAGCAGAAGGTTGACTTCTCGAAGCCGACCAATATGATTTTGGCTACGCTCGTTCTCGTAGTGGGCATTAGCGGCACCACTCTTACTGTCGGAGGCGTTCAGCTCAAAGGCATGGCGCTGGCGACGATTGTCGGCATGGCGCTGTCTCTGCTGTTCAAGCTGTTCCAAGTAATCGGCCTGTCCGACGACAAGGAAGAGATCAAACAAGCCAAAGCTTCGGATGTTTAA
- the secD gene encoding protein translocase subunit SecD, protein MKRLLSFIITVLVLAAVMAVTTPGLLDRVRLGLDLKGGFEILYQAQPSEQGQEVTRASLLQTAASLEKRANVLGTSEPEVTTEGTDRIRLKIAGVTNEAEVREKMKEPAVLTFRSAAPGDAPETYSKVELVGSDFVENAATIGRDNLNQIEISIKVKDKQKFAEITKRLLGKNLAIYLDDTKLSDPVVRAELTDGTASISGNYTVEEARNLADTINLGALPLKLTEKYSQSVGATLGKQSLDQTVKAGLIGSVFILIFMIGMYRAPGLIASFALILHTWLLILVFVFADFTLTLPGIAAFILGIGMAVDANIITNERIREEMRSGKSIMSSVKAGSKSSFRTVMDSNVTTIIVAAVMFAFGTGSVKGFALVLIVEILLSIFTNLYFARWLLNMLVKAGKLSKPKQFGVKESEISAL, encoded by the coding sequence ATGAAAAGACTGCTGAGCTTCATCATTACCGTGCTCGTCTTGGCGGCCGTTATGGCGGTAACTACTCCCGGGCTGCTCGACAGAGTGCGGTTGGGTCTTGACTTGAAGGGCGGCTTCGAAATTTTGTACCAGGCCCAGCCTTCGGAGCAAGGCCAGGAAGTCACCCGTGCTTCTCTGCTGCAGACCGCAGCAAGCCTTGAGAAGCGGGCTAACGTACTAGGAACAAGCGAACCTGAGGTTACCACCGAAGGAACGGATCGAATCCGTCTCAAAATTGCCGGTGTCACTAATGAGGCTGAGGTTCGTGAGAAGATGAAGGAACCCGCGGTGCTTACTTTCCGCAGCGCCGCCCCAGGCGACGCCCCGGAAACGTACAGCAAAGTCGAGCTGGTAGGCAGCGATTTCGTGGAGAACGCTGCAACTATCGGCCGGGACAACCTGAATCAGATCGAAATCAGCATCAAGGTTAAAGATAAACAGAAGTTTGCGGAAATTACGAAACGTCTGCTCGGTAAGAATCTTGCGATTTACCTCGATGACACGAAGCTTTCCGATCCTGTGGTCAGAGCGGAGCTTACGGATGGAACAGCATCGATCTCGGGCAATTATACCGTCGAAGAGGCCCGGAATCTGGCTGATACGATCAATCTCGGCGCCCTTCCGCTGAAGCTGACGGAGAAATATTCCCAGAGCGTAGGGGCAACTCTTGGCAAGCAGTCCCTGGATCAGACGGTTAAAGCCGGCTTGATTGGTTCGGTGTTCATTCTGATTTTTATGATCGGCATGTACCGTGCACCTGGACTGATCGCAAGCTTTGCCTTGATTCTGCATACATGGCTGCTGATTCTGGTCTTCGTATTTGCCGATTTCACCCTGACGCTTCCGGGTATAGCGGCATTCATACTCGGGATCGGGATGGCGGTTGACGCCAACATTATTACAAATGAACGAATTCGGGAAGAAATGCGGAGCGGCAAGAGCATCATGTCGTCCGTCAAGGCAGGCAGCAAGTCTTCCTTCCGTACCGTTATGGACTCGAACGTGACCACGATTATTGTCGCAGCTGTTATGTTCGCATTTGGTACAGGCTCGGTAAAAGGCTTCGCGCTCGTGCTGATCGTAGAAATTCTGCTCAGCATCTTTACGAACCTTTATTTCGCCCGTTGGCTGCTCAATATGCTGGTTAAGGCCGGCAAGCTGAGCAAGCCGAAGCAATTCGGGGTAAAGGAGAGTGAAATCAGTGCGCTTTAA
- a CDS encoding TIGR04086 family membrane protein: MELLRKMFSLKIGNPVLSGLCRAFVWMLLGAFILSLLLWGSGLSEHDLSLYTYVVHGLAIAFGGWTAGKRAIRRGWYQGCLTGVFYGLIVLIIGFLALDSPLKAPDLLWIAAAAFIGTLGGMFGVNFQKV, translated from the coding sequence ATGGAACTGCTCCGTAAAATGTTCTCGCTGAAAATCGGGAATCCCGTGCTGTCGGGCTTGTGCCGAGCTTTTGTGTGGATGCTGCTGGGAGCTTTCATTCTGTCGCTGCTGCTTTGGGGAAGCGGGCTGAGCGAACACGATCTCTCACTGTATACCTATGTTGTACATGGACTGGCTATCGCCTTCGGAGGCTGGACGGCGGGGAAAAGAGCCATCAGAAGGGGCTGGTATCAAGGCTGCCTTACGGGCGTTTTTTATGGATTGATTGTCCTGATCATCGGTTTTCTGGCTTTGGACAGTCCCCTGAAGGCTCCGGATCTGCTGTGGATTGCGGCAGCGGCGTTCATTGGCACACTTGGCGGCATGTTTGGAGTCAATTTCCAGAAAGTATAA
- a CDS encoding adenine phosphoribosyltransferase: MDFKEIIRVVPDFPVEGISFKDITTLLKDGEKYRQAIDRLKELVSHLNIDVIAGPEARGFVVGAPLAYALGVGFVPIRKSGKLPYDTIEAGYDLEYGKDKLAVHTDAILPGQNVLIADDLLATGGTISTAVNLVQKLGGNVVGAAFLIELEQLEGRKKLPEVEVVSLLSYED; this comes from the coding sequence TTGGATTTCAAAGAAATTATCCGTGTGGTTCCGGATTTCCCTGTGGAGGGTATCAGCTTCAAAGATATTACGACCTTGCTGAAGGATGGCGAAAAATACCGTCAAGCCATTGATAGGCTGAAGGAACTTGTGTCTCACTTGAACATTGATGTCATCGCCGGCCCGGAAGCCCGGGGCTTTGTGGTAGGGGCTCCTCTTGCCTATGCGCTGGGTGTTGGCTTTGTGCCGATCCGCAAAAGCGGAAAGCTGCCGTACGATACAATTGAAGCGGGATATGATCTGGAATACGGAAAGGACAAGCTAGCGGTACATACCGACGCAATTCTCCCTGGGCAAAATGTACTGATCGCCGACGACCTGCTGGCAACGGGAGGCACGATTTCCACCGCGGTTAACCTTGTTCAAAAGCTCGGGGGCAATGTGGTCGGAGCGGCATTTCTGATCGAACTGGAGCAGCTTGAAGGCCGTAAGAAGCTTCCTGAAGTTGAAGTCGTTTCCCTTCTCAGCTACGAAGACTGA